One genomic region from Drosophila busckii strain San Diego stock center, stock number 13000-0081.31 chromosome 3R, ASM1175060v1, whole genome shotgun sequence encodes:
- the LOC108602102 gene encoding organic cation/carnitine transporter 7, whose translation MTQNKIDSLNRDKLKDTEYDTDGNSNSTVAASETSPDDVPADFDKAIVASGFGRFNLILLLMSVPATCANMFESTTMSYILPVAECDLHLTLTDKGVLNGCAYAGMIISAIPWGYLADTKGRRKVLVWGYLATTICVFGSALSQNFIMLVTFKFFGGLCVNGPAAVLFTYLTEMHGPKYRSHVLMVVGMVTSTSCLLLPLLAWGILPRHWDYVLFGGLNVHSWQFFLLVCAVPSLITGLLLAVMPESPRFLMGQGRNEEALEVLKRIYHVNTGKPKESYPIKALVLEVPNRKSQPSEAIYTIAEKPTATAAAESAPCSFLDSLRAGMQQMKPMFHKPLLQLSLHCYTMQFCIFLGMNTIRLWLPQLFASMAEYTADQQVTNDAATMCTILEYSVNKTAETLANHESACAEPKPLSMDMYINNIIVSVCGLLGYFLAGAVIKVAGAKRLLTYGLFMSGTLGLALFWSSSSMMTLVISSAFVTVSGIAVSSLLGAVVALFPTQLRSLVVAIAMMFGRLGALSGNLLFPVFIQIGCLPPFVMVSSVMLLSALLSVFVPNPKKAAFT comes from the exons ATgacgcaaaataaaattgacagCTTAAATCGTGATAAATTAAAAG ACACAGAATACGATACAGATGGGAATTCAAATAGCACAGTCGCCGCCTCCGAAACGTCTCCAGACGATGTACCTGCTGACTTCGACAAGGCCATTGTAGCCTCTGGCTTTGGTCGCTTCAACTTGATACTGTTGCTCATGTCTGTGCCTGCAACATGCGCCAACATGTTTGAATCCACAACTATGTCCTATATACTGCCCGTCGCAGAATGTGATCTGCACTTGACGCTAACAGATAAGGGCGTCCTGAACGGCTGCGCATATGCTGGGATGATTATATCAGCTATTCCCTGGGGCTATTTGGCTGATACGAAGGGACGTCGTAAAGTGCTTGTCTGGGGTTACTTGGCTACAACgatttgtgtgtttggcaGCGCACTGAGCCAGAACTTCATAATGCTGGTGACATTCAAGTTTTTTGGTGGCTTATG cgtAAATGGCCCCGCTGCAGTGCTGTTTACTTATCTAACGGAAATGCATGGCCCCAAATACAGATCACATGTGCTAATGGTAGTGGGCATGGTCACCTCGACTTcctgtctgctgctgcctttgctggCCTGGGGCATTTTGCCCAGACATTGGGACTATGTGCTCTTTGGTGGTCTTAATG TACACAGCTGGCAATTCTTTTTGCTTGTCTGCGCTGTGCCCAGTTTGATAACCGGACTTTTGTTAGCTGTAATGCCAGAGAGTCCTAGATTTCTAATGGGTCAAGGACGCAATGAGGAGGCTTTGGAGGTGCTCAAGCGCATATATCATGTGAATACAGGCAAACCCAAGGAAAGCTATCCT ATCAAAGCGCTGGTGCTGGAGGTGCCCAACCGCAAATCACAGCCGAGCGAGGCTATTTATACCATAGCAGAAAAACcaacagccacagctgctgctgagtctGCTCCATGCAGCTTCCTGGACAGTCTACGCGCCGGCATGCAGCAGATGAAACCGATGTTCCATAAGCCTTTGCTACAGCTCTCGCTGCATTGCTATACAATgcagttttgcatatttctgGGCATGAATACCATAcgcttgtggctgccacagctgtTTGCGTCAATGGCAGAATATACAGCGGACCAGCAGGTGACCAACGATGCTGCAACAATGTGTACTATACTCGAGTATAGCGTTAATAAAACAGCAGAGACGCTCGCAAATCATGAAAGCGCTTGCGCTGAG CCCAAGCCTTTATCTATGGATATGtatattaacaatattattgtCTCTGTCTGTGGACTGCTGGGTTATTTCTTAGCAGGCGCTGTTATCAAAGTTGCGGGCGCTAAGCGTTTGCTAA cttatggTTTGTTTATGTCTGGCACATTGGGTCTGGCGCTTTTCTGGTCTTCCAGCAGCATGATGACGTTGGTCATCTCATCCGCCTTTGTTACAGTTTCCGGCATTGCAGTCTCTTCGCTGCTAGGCGCTGTTGTTGCACTGTTTCCCACACAATTGCG TTCCCTGGTTGTAGCTATTGCCATGATGTTTGGTCGCTTGGGTGCACTTTCGGGCAATTTGCTGTTTCcagtttttatacaaattggtTGTTTGCCGCCCTTTGTCATGGTCTCCTCTGTTATGCTGC TTTCCGCTTTGCTCTCCGTATTTGTGCCGAATCCCAAAAAAGCAGCGTTCACATGA